The sequence GAATGAAGATTTTAGTCAAGCTGAATGCATAATTGGTTGAGGCTAACACTGAGTATCAGTGTTCAATGGACTTCCTGTGTGCTAGTCCTTTTAAACTCACCTGTGGCATTCCCATGtagttcagaaaatattttcttcctttaatctTGAATGGTATTAATCTTCCATACCTGTAGTCTGCTATCATTTTCGTCAGCACTCAACTGTATCTTGTGGGTACATTTATGAACGTGAGAATAGTCCCATTTACTGTAGTTAACATTAGGACACAACATACTTCAACTACTGAGGCCCAACTGGCAACCATTTCTTCAATGTATTATCCACCACGGCAACAAGCTGCTAATAAAACAGGGTTGCTGTGCAACAGCTCCACAAATCTCAGCAAGCTTTAGTCAGCATCTGGAGCCCCCTTCAAACTGTTTGTACTAAGCTTCCAGCTCAGGCACAGAACATATTAAAGTAGCTCTCCTACACACCAGCTAAGGTGCTGTACCTGCCAGAGCAGGACAGGAATACAGCCTTTCTGAATGCTGATTGagactggagagccaaggaagGAACAGGACAAACTTTGGATGTGTTTGTTTCAAACCACTTCGGGAGAGAGCTCCAATCTAGTTGGTACAGAAGCAGCAGCGGGAGCACATTCTGAATCTCCAGTCCAGCACCACGACGAAAGCATCTGCAAGTCAGTATGGACAAGGACACTGTTCCAGACACACAAACTTCTGTACAaccacagagcacagcattgCCTCTTCCTTGACAGCTCAGCTGCAGACAGCCCCCACACAGCAGAGCTTTGCATATGAGACCAGTGTTGAATAGTTACTCAGTGAAACAGGCAGTCCAACAAGCAGAATGTCAGCTTTAACTGTTCAGTGCCCTGTACCACTTTTCTAGCCGAAGATCTACAGCTGGAGTGAGTCACTTAGAAAACTACCCGGAACTGCTTACCTGCAGAAGGTAGCATCCTCAGTTCCACTAGAAAAGAAATAAGCTCCTTAACAAGCCTGCTGCTCCAGTTTCCCAAAGCTCCCGTCTTGTGTAATAAATTGGATAAGGAAGCAGTTTTAACTACAGCTCTCAGGAGCTTTAAGAACACTTAGAGATATGCAGGACATCCTCTAAGAAACTAGGAGTACTGCTGGCTGCCCCATCAATTAAGATAAATGTTTGCTCACACACAATTTAAAGACTCCCCATGAAAAAGGTGCAGGACAACTTCTCAATTCATCCAAAGTCAacacattttgctgtttaaCAGATCTTTAATATCAGTAATGTTGGAAGTGACATCTCAGTGCAAACAGCACAGAGACTACGGTTCTGGAGGTTCTCCCAGACACGAAGGAAACACGAGGAAGAACATGCAATCAAACAATGATCAGCTCTAGATACATCATGAGGTTTGGTCCAAAAGAACATTGAAACAATTAATCCAATTACTGCaaacacagcttctctgagtaAGGTTAAGATATTGCATTTGTAGTGTTTCCATTGTGCTTTCCTTCAGCGAACCAGCGGAGCCTGCTTGAGTGAGATGAGGACTGAACGCATGCGGGACACATCTTTAGCCTGCTTACTAGACTTGGGATTAAAGTCACAGAGCTGAGCCACACGTTCCCACTCAGTGCCCGGAAAAACATCTTCTGCATCATTCACAAAGGCTTCTTCCGCTGCCCTGAAAGCAATGCAATGCACCTCGTGTTAATGCCCAACATAAGGCACTCCTTCCCTCTTACAGGATGCAGTTTCTTTCAGTATGTTTCGTAAGGAATGTGACCTGACAGCTGCTTGTGAACATTATGGCTATTTAAGCTCCCACTGCCCCAACCCTGGAGATGGAAGTAGGTTGCAATAGTATGCTGTGCACAAGCAGTGCAGAGGATTGCTGTGTAAAATGTTGGAATACAGGTGTTTGGTTTTAAGAGTAGTTATTGAGTCTTTGCCTACAGGAGTCACCACACAAACTGCCAGAAAGTAAGGCACTCCTATGTaggctttttatttatgaagaaatgCCCAAGTCTCAACTATTTAAGCCTCTGCCACTTGATGGCTTGCTTTGGACACTTGCCAACTAGAAATTTACAGTTCCCTGCAAGCATGTCTTACAACAGATTCCATTTGAGGATTTAAATCAGCCCCAAGGCCTCCAGGCCATCATAAAACTATCTGCTGATGATTCCCAATGCTGTAGTGAAGCAGCATGAATCAAAAGGAATTTAGGTCACGAATCCCATGCCTGTGGGTGCTATAGTCTAAAGCACATCTCAGCAGAGAGGATGACTCATCTGGAGTCAGCTAGCAGGATAAACACATTTCTCCTGCTCTCTCACCCGGAGGATACTCTAAGGAGGCTTTTTACAGTATGTACAGGTTAGCAACAGTGCCTTCCCAGCAGTATCCTTTTGGATAGCTTTTCTATGCTGCCAACAGCATTGCTTCAACACACGTATAACACTCCAGCATCCAGTTTAGGTGATCTGTGGGGCCCTGGTAGCTGCCTGAGTGCAAGAGCAGTAAGCATCGAGAGATCAAACCAAATCCATCTACTCCAACAAGCAGTACAGAGAAAGCAGTGAGGATGACTCTCCCATGAGGGTTCAGCACTGTTCACAGGGATGGTAAGGTTACAGACACCACTGAAGACAAGGGTCACTACAACACTGCTACTTTATGTGACATGACACTTTAAGGGGCAGTGAAGATTTTTTACTTAACTGTTCTAGGCTGTAGCAAGGATGATTTATGTTTGTGCTTAAAggtgaagagaagaaaagaaacaaggagaGAAAGTTTAAGTCAGATATAGAAAATGAGAATGAGTTTAATGCAGATGGTCAGCTGGCTCAACATGCACTAGTAGCTCGGCCTACATTCAGGAAACATGCTGCCAATTTTATTCTGCAGCACTTGCACTGCACATTTGCAATGGCTACAGGAAAATACGTGTTTTATTAGAAAGTCTAAGTCAACTCCAGAAGACTTCAGAACAAAGTCAAACACCACCTGTAAATCCATCATTTCACAAGTCTTGCTTTACATCCATCTACAATTAGGTAATGAGTTCCACACTGGACCTTCAATATAAATGCACTCAAGGCCACACCACGGCTCACCAGTACACCTTCTAAAGGTGTCACCTTAGAATCTGTGACATGGCCATCTTTCAATTCAAGTCTACAAATtaagggaagaaattaaaagacatGAACAAGCCAATGAACATTGCAATCCTTCCACCCCACAGAAACTAGCATACTCATTGGGGCTTGAAAGTCGTGGCTGTACTCTCAACTGGTCCATTAGTCTGGCAACAGGTCTATAAATAAGTGCTCAGTTCTGCGAGCAGCTAATGTTCATTTTCCAATACCACCTCCTTGTCCTTTTTATCTGTTCTAACAGTACCCTAAGTTCTATAGGCACCTTTTCTACCCTGATTTATGGCAGCTGATTCCTCCCCACCTTCTTTGGTTTGCAGAGCATTACATGCAAGGCTTGCTTGACTATTTTTTTGATTATATAGGCAAATGGCACAGATCAGGAGCACAATGCCTGTTACACAGAATGCAGAGTTGAACACTGTACTTCACTGTGGAAGCGACCAGGACTAAATACAGCACCCACATGAGACTACAAGTGACGTTAACCCATACATACAAAGTATCTTGCTAAGCAGTGCTCACTGGCCTATAAAGCCAGTGAACTGTAAAGTACCGTATCTTACAGACTACTGAACTCACTAACAAAATGCCAGTGGTATGTGTACGACATGACTTAAAGGTGTTGGATGTTGCACAGATTCCCACAGGAAAACTGACTGATCTGCAGCATTAAGTGCTGTGCAAAAGTAAAGGCTGTTTACATATTCTAGCTTCTACTGGCCTGAAATACTCAGCAGAAGTCACACTTGGTCATTCAGTACTATGTCTGAACCTCCTCATTACCTAGTTACTAGCAAACAGAATTAGTAGTTAAGCAACATACACATAACCAATCACATCAGCGAAGGGTTGTTTGTAGAAAGCTTCATCTGCCACCCTAGGTAGCAAGTAGTCCAACAGGCAGGCAAGCAGGCAGGAGAAAAGAGATAAGGATGAGAAGTACAGAACACAGCTGAAGGcagtttttaaaagtgcattAATCTCATATTGCCTAGACCTCACTCTAACAGGGAAGCCACGGCTACCACATGGAATGTACCAGTAGGGCCACTGACTCACAGGGGCAGCATAAAAGCTCCCCTATGTCCTAGGAAGTTGGGACCAGCTACCTTAGGGCGAGCCCCAGTGTTAGCATTAAACTACTTCCAGTGGACAGAGACTAATTAGAGAGATCTCACCAGGCTGATGAGAACACCAAACACTCCCAGAGCAATGCTTTACTTCCATGATCACAGCTCTTGTTAAATGGGCCCTTCTCCTGAACGCACACCCTGAGCTCAAACTCTGTCCAAGATAAAGCTATGGGGATATCATGAGGTCTTGCCACTGCTTGTACGAATGGCAAtcctgttttctcttcaaaCTATCAGAAAGACTGTACCTCAGGGAATGAAAGCATCAAATCCATAATTTTGTAGGATATATAGACCTCCTTTCTTCCGTTAGTAAGTCTAGTAGTCCTAGGTAAGCTAGGACTACTTCTGACAAGCCTGCTGGCTATTTAGATAGgaaaaatggcatttcaaaAAACAGTTCAGCTTGATGACTGTGGGTTCCCAAAGTATAAAGTAGCCCTGATGACTACCTGGACAAAATGACACTGGCAGCCCTAAGTCAGAAGTGAAGATCTAAGTCAGGACCACCATATTTACCTTTATGTAGCCAGAAGTCAAAATTCTGCAGGGAGCTTCTAAGGAACTGTAAGAATTTACTAGACTGCAGCTAAGCCATTAGTTTCTGCTCCACATCCCATACTGAAACTATTCAAGCCTTAAATGTAATAATTTAAATAGTCATCATTTAGTTCTTCACTAGCAGTACTCAGGGTATTTCTCAAACACTTCCACATGAAACAGTCCAAGGTTTTAAGATACCTAATGAAACAAGTGGCAGCAAAGTTAACTGGAAGgccacttctgtgtttttgagAGGTAGTGAGTCAGATTGCTAGTTGCATGGTGGTCATTGAAGGCCTGTGCAGCTAGGTACATACAAACAAGTAGGCAGACTGATAAACTCTGGCCAAGGTCAAACTTTTTGTCTTAAGGACATAAATAATTCTGGTTCATTATCTTAACACTTTCACTTACTATTCTTGGACACAGAATCTAGACTTTAAGATAACTTAGAGAAGAGTTTACCACTGGACACCCATCTCTTAGAGAGGTTACTGAAGTGGGATGAAGAATTAGTGCTAGACGTTCTAACCTTTCCCCCCACCCAATCACTTTCACAGACAGTAGCATAGGTCTTCAAATAGCTGGAGAAATCTTACCTGttgctggcttttgttttctggagcTTTTCATCTTGCCTGGCATACCACTCCTCCAACTCCTttattgctttctctttccattctgCTTCCTGCTTTCGTGAGTTAGCATCTAAACATTTAAGAATTAATCTGTCAGACATATTTGTTCTCCTTAGATCTTGCTAATACTTCAGCTGATGGTTCACAGTGCACCCTAGTGCAGATTGTTGCTTGATCCACTCAAATACGGGTTAGAAGGTTTCCTGATTTAGGCCATGAGAAGTCCAATGCCCTCAGAATTCAGAGGGTTAACTAAACAGAAtgcctgtgctgcagacagTCTACTTCAGTCTAGGCTAAGAATCTGTAGACTAATTTTGATTCAGTAAGTCCGCAAACTCTTCAGAAACAGTCACCTTGCTATGGTAGTACTAGAACAAAGCTCAGAGTAAGGCCTCTGCATTAGACAAAATGAGGGAGCGTGACACTCAGCTTGCTTTTACACCCAGCCCACAGCTCAGGACAAATTCATCTGCTGTAACCAgtacagaagagaaacaacagGCTCAGCTGTATCTGGAATCACATTGTATACAAAGTTTTCCTAACAGTTTCAAGGCAGCGTCTCCTCCCAAATGGAACTGGAAAGCACACCATTTTGTAGGCTCTTAGAAGCTGTCCACAGGTAGGTGTCACTTAATTTGATTGCTTGATTTAGTTACAAGTCCATTACTTAAGTTAGCTATTAGGTTAGATCTACGTAACAGATGGCCTCCATCACAAAACTCTTTTCCCTTGCTCAAAGAGCAATCTTCTCCCTTGCAAAAAAAAGTGCTGATGGTTGTTGCATTAACTCACCCTTTTCTGCTGATaaaagcttgtttgttttctgttacaggACTGAGGAACAGCTTATTGGTAAGTAAAGGGCAAGCCACTTGAACATTCCTGGATCAAGGTTCAGCGATCCACTTGCTTGCTGGATCCTACCTACACTAATATTAACAGTCTGCTTACCAGAAGACTCATCCCCCAAGCTTCCTGCTCAAGCAGCAAGTTATGCTCCAAGGAACTAGCAACCACAGTTTGAGAAGTTTGCCTGCTTAAGAAGCTGCCGCTTCTGAGTCACCAGCAAGAACACTACTGCAACAAACACCCTCCTTACCAAGCTGCTCCAGGCGCTCTTTTTGCTCCTCTCTCCACTTACGAATACTCTCTGGTTCTGACTGCAGTCGATCTACTTGTGATATGGCAGCATAGCAGTCTGTTGGACCGTTACTCTCcttaaagggaagaaataatCACATCATTTACTCATTACAGCTGAAGATTTCAGGTAATTGCCTGCAAGCTACATAAAAGTAGACACCATCTGAACTGAGCACATGACATTAACTATACCACATCTTCACCATTACAATGAAAAATTTCTTGCCACAAATTACAGCAGAATTGCTGCAAATTAATATAGGGCTGCCTCTGGGAATTTAAGATCAAACAAATTCAAGCTGACTAGGAATTCAAACTATGCCAGAGCTCTGTgcctgaagaaagcagaagacagtGCCTAGTGCCTCAGCATGCAGTTGCAGGCCTACAGATCCTCCAGCTCATTTCACCTTAAGTATCTGCtatgaaagtaatttttcaatttttttttttggttttgtgcacAGGAgtttaaaatgttctctgtaACTTGCATTTGtctacttcagaaaaatgtgtaaacCTTACAGGAAGTTGGCTTTTAATATCAGTCAAAGGCATTACAGAATTCGTATTGTTGTAAGCAGCTATTTAAACAGGATGCAGTTTAACATTTAAGCAACAAAACAGTGCAAGTACTAGCATACTTTTCACCATACAATAGTTCAAAGACTTGCAATGAATAGTGTAATTAATGTACCAGACTTCCAAAACTAATATAGTGCTTTTTGCCGCAGAGCATACTCCAACAGTTTTTACAGGTTCACCCTACCCTGAACAGATGAAATACCACTGCTGATAGTACTAGACTGCAGTTCATGGCAGGTGTGGCTACATCCTGCCATTCTCTGGGCCTCTTATAGTCATCAAAATGAAGGAATAATGCAAAGATAATGAGGAAGGTTGGTACAACAGCACCAGGTATCACActgaattcaaaacaaaataaattggcCAGTTGCAGGGATAAATGAGTTACAGGTGGCTGAAAGAAGTTATGTATAGCCCATTCTGTCTGTTCTTCCACATTAAGAGGAGGCTCCATCAAACAAAACAGTTGATTAATTAGAACTGcaaataatcaaaatatttcatctacCTTTTACCATGTAATGAGGCACAGAGGACCAGTAAGAAGCAGTTTTCCTACCAACCTCACAGCAACAGTGAGGACAAAAATATTAGTAGCAGTGAAAGTAGCTTATGTCTCCAGCAGTCTGTGTTCACTTAAGAATATGGAAAAGTAGCTCATACGCTGTGTCCTTTCCAAGCATTTACTTAAGCAGCACTATTCAAGCAACTCTCACAGCAGGAAGCAGCCATGCTTTAGCCAAACTTGTCTTAAATGCAGCTGCAATGCGGCAACTGCCTTAACACGCCCTATTTCTCCCTGACACTGATAAAGCAAGCATCTCCTTTTGTTATTACCATGCCTAACATGCTTTCATAATATGACTGAGCTATCTAGCCACCAGTTCAATTTCATGCAACTATATGTCACTAAGAAATGTGTAATGTTTTCAGTCAGTTCCTTATAAGACCAATGCTGGTAAGACAACCAGGATATATGAGCTATCCTTAAAGAATAAGCAATTTAGAAAACTCTGCTTTAATGTAGTCAGAACATGCTTTGTTCAGTTTATTAGCCAGTGGCAAGTCAATGTTAAGCCGTCCTACAATATGTCAACCTGCTCAGAGTGGTTATGTCCCATTCAGACATAATTCAAAATGGACAGCTGCTTTAAGTTGACTGCAAATTCAGAGGAGAGCACAATATGGGCATAACATGAGATGAGCtatcagaataaaaattccTCTTGAGACATGAGGTACAAGCAAATTAGATAAGGGCAATTGGAAGCATGAGCCTAGACTGAGGTAAAGTCCTTACAGCAGAACAGCACATTCTAGATACAGACTCATTCTACCTTACCTGATAGACATCTCCATTAATCATTCCATCAACAGCACCTGTAAAGAAATGACTACAGTTTAGCCACTTGAGAAAAACAATACCACTGGATTTATTGACTACCGTAACTTGTAGGGAAAGCTATACTGCAGTATCCAATGTGGGAGTTATGTAAATGCTTGTCACTTAATACCTCACAGGATCATTTCCTTATCTCTGCACTTTTACTCCTCTTCCAGACAGGCACAAGGGACAGTGAGCCATCATTCTTTGAAACCCACAATACAAAGTCAGCTCTTCACCACAGGATCACACCACAGGCTACATAAAGAGCAGAACTGATATCCCTGTAGCAGCTGCTACAGGGAATGTCCACAAGTTACTCCCACTTTCTCTCCTGTCTTCGAAAATGAGTAATAAACAACTGTTCAGAAGTTAAGCAGCATGACCTACACTTCCATCTACCTGGAAGACTAACAATCCAGTATGGCAACACTTTGTAAATATTAGCATCGTTTAGATAGTTCCTGATTCCTAGTTAATTCAAAAGTTATAGCTAAcatttctaccaaaaaaaacaactcagctATCTTCTGCTATCATATTTGATAGCTTTCTACTTCAGCTGCGGCGTTATTCCTTCCAAAGTGACATTGGCAGTACAGCCTTAGGAATGTGACCAGCTGCAACCTTTGCCACAGCTTAGAATT comes from Cygnus atratus isolate AKBS03 ecotype Queensland, Australia chromosome Z, CAtr_DNAZoo_HiC_assembly, whole genome shotgun sequence and encodes:
- the CLTA gene encoding clathrin light chain A codes for the protein MSSDAEVLGAQPAGNGALDGAEEDPAAAFLAQQENEIAGIESDEGYGILDSGDVPPALQAADGFAPGAVDGMINGDVYQESNGPTDCYAAISQVDRLQSEPESIRKWREEQKERLEQLDANSRKQEAEWKEKAIKELEEWYARQDEKLQKTKASNRAAEEAFVNDAEDVFPGTEWERVAQLCDFNPKSSKQAKDVSRMRSVLISLKQAPLVR